A window of Populus trichocarpa isolate Nisqually-1 chromosome 17, P.trichocarpa_v4.1, whole genome shotgun sequence genomic DNA:
ACTAAAAAAAAGCACATTTGAGCTCTTTTCCATCaccaataaaaagacaaaagcGCTAGAGCTTATCTCTAGACGAGAaaatactaaatataaaaaatctactaTAACCAATTTCCATCAAGGTCCTAATTAGTGGTGTCTACAACCAATATAGAAATCCTTGTATACATTCCTTAACAAAACTCTCCTCAATGTAAAATAAGTAAAGAAGAATCATATTCAAGTAGAAAAAGCAAGTATTACCAAATAGGGATACTCATTTTCAAAAAGCAGAATCTCCACACCACTATCAATTTCCTACCAAGACATTCATCCAAAAAGAGACCAAGGGACAAATTTGTGATCGCCTGACATTACCTGAGCTCTTGACCATATCTCTTACCACAACACCTGTTAAGATGTTTGTGACATTTCATGAAAGTATTTTGTAAATGAAAAGTGACACGAACATGAgaaatcctaaaaaattatatcacttTTACCATGATCATAATTACAACACTGAAGAATGTCatgccttaaaaaaaatattcgaagATTGATCTTCAGAGGATACCTTCAACAATAAGTGAAGAAGGAGATATGACAtgaataaacatgaaaaaacccTTATGATACATTACCCGAGATCAAATGATTCTCAAGATTGTATCTCCatcttttaaagtttttgaataaaagcAATAAGTTTCTTCATGGGTCCATGTAAAATCTCTGTGGCAATATCTTCATTTCTCCATTAAAATCTCTATGACTCTATAAGAAATCTTCATGACAAGATCTCCATTAAATTCTCCACATCTCTATTGAAATATCCATCACAAGATCTTCATTAAAATATGATAGCCCCTTATACGATACTTTAAAGTTGATCTTATGATcacaaagaattttttattttttagataaaaaatttttgTACTAGAACTTGATAAAACCTCCTATCGTTGCAAGAAAAACtcttatattaacaaaaaccacaaggtaatatttgttttatgcaaataaatataacatttatacattaattattttattcttccgTTTTACTAGTTAAAGTCTTCCAAACATAATTGTTTGAAAGACTGGAGGGTAAACgataatacattattttttttaaaaaaatctttagccAATTAAGTATGGCCCTAACAGCTGGGATTTCACATATAATTAGGCCAACCTAAATGGTTGGAATTCCAGCCCAAACAATTGGAATTTCAGTCTAATATAGACATCGATCCCAGTCTGTTCAATTTTATCCCAATAAACtcttatatgtattttttgagTTCCTAAAAGTAACGAATATAACTTTTGATGCacataattttttacaaaactttctctatgcaaaataaatatctttttttgtgCGCATCATCAACATTTTCATCAATAGTGTATAACAATTATGACATGACACAATAGCCTAGATAACAACTACAAACATTATCTTGTCTCATGGATCACATCCTAGATAACATAAGATGATAACGTGATGATATGTATATTGATGCTCTTTATGTTGATACAGCTACCATTCTTCATCTCTCTTATATGTAATGTCATGCCATTTTTGTCGatagttgttgttgttaatgtCGTGTAGAATATGTTGCTTCTGCTtaaaggtaatattttttttatgcaaatgaaGGTAACATAGTAttttattcttctatttttaCTAGTTAAGGTCTTCCAAACATAATTGTTTGAAAGACTTGGAGGGCAAATGAtaatacattattaaaaaaaaaaacaattctctaaCCAATTAAGAGCCCGTTTGGCTACGCGTTAGCGTTCGCGTTTCTTTAAAAACACACGAAATAGCCGTTTGGTTACATATTGTTAAACAATCAAAACACATGGGTCCCACCATTTATATGCGGCAGGACCATGATTTTTTGGAAGCAGTAAAATACTGCTTTTTTACAAGTTTCAACCTGTGGTTCAcgagtgaattgcactgttcacgtgaacagtttagtttagttttttttttaaagtgtgttaatttttttaacagtttttttataaaaaaactagtatagagtgaattaaattcactcgcactgtaatatcaattttatacctgataatattttatctaattttattacacgctcacaaaattatgaaaattgtagttcttatcggctgaattttatatgtaatggaattataaatagtttaatggaataataaaaaatattttatataaagtattatttatttcatgatgtaataggagtagttaattctacaatatttaaatttaaaaccatcaatattaatatatatatttttaaattattttataacctcaatttcaaaagcattcctaaccaaacacattaaactaccttttcttcaatctcaatttcaaccacagttttaaccaaacacctattttttcaaactaacctcaactaaaagtactttttataaaacaatttttttcaaatcacaaccacaacagctaccgcaataccaaacacacttttaaGTATGGCCCTAACTGCTAGGATTTCACAGATAATTAGGTCAACCTAAATTGTTGGAATTCCAGCCCAAATAGTTGGAATTTCAGCCTAATATAGATTTTGATCCTGGTTTATCCAATTTTATCCCAACAAACCcttacatgtattttttggattcctaAAAATAATGCATATAAATTTTTGATGCACATGATATATTTAAGCGCACAAAACTTTCTCTATGcgaaataaatatctttttttgtgtttattatcaatattttcattaatagtGTATAACAATTATGACATAACATAACAACCTAGATAACAGCTACAAACATTATCTTGTCTCATGGATCACAACCTAGATAACATAAGATGATAAGGTGATGATGCGTATAATAATGCTCTTTATGCTGATACAGCTACCATTCTTCATCTCTCCTATATGTGATGTCATGCCATTTATGTTGATGGTTGCTGCTGTTAATGACGTGTAGAATATGCTGCTTCTGCTTAAAAGCACTTCTCACTTGGAATTTTATAGGAAAGTGCCACCTGAATCATTATAAACAGTTCGTTCTTGTGTTCTTTAATTTAACATGTTCTTCTTTTGAATGGATTAATGGTTCAGATCATTTCtctccaaaccaaaaaaaatggaAGGTGCTCTACGTCTTAATCACCACAAGAATTACAGTTCTGGTTGATATTTTCCTCCAAAAAAAGCTGAGGAAAATTAGACaagtaattctatatatatatatatatatatatatatatatatatagaatgtaCACACACTTGCAAAACTGTACAGAAAAGAagtgataaaattagaaaatctccaaagaaaagaaaagaaaaacattttctgaTATAACTTAATTTCTTTATGAGGATTACATGGAGAACAATTTCAGGGatcctctattttttctatttttttttctgatcacCCATTTATCCTGTCTGTGTCTCCCTCCTCTTTCCAGGAATAAAGCTGCTGTGGTCTCTGAATTTGGATATGCTGCAAATAACAGAAGTGACCAACTTAAACCTACTTGTAACCATTCTCATACGCATCCAAAACCATCCAAGTGACAATTTTGTGCTCCCTTTCAATAAATCTCAAGAAACAAAAACCCTTGACCCAACACCAGAAaacgaaagaagaagaagaagaagaaagggacaGAAAAGGTGaaggaaagaacaaaaatcaaagaaacgAAAAGGGCTTTTTAAGTGATCCAGAGCACTTCTTTTCAAGATTAGAATTACGATCCCTTCTTTCTCTCCAACTCACAATAGTTGAAAGCATCACCTCAGTTGAAGCCCCAATGAGACATCTCTGTGTAAGATTTTGGCATGTGTTGCATAACATGTTTCTAACATGCCTGAGGGCTAAGAAATTAGCTCCATGCACCCATCCGTCACATTTTTGACATAGAAATGCATGATCTGCTTGACAATACAATGTTGCCCTCGAGCCACATAGCTCACAACAAACGAATCTTGAGGTTGCATTAGGTGAAACAGCCTCCTTGTTACAAGAACTGCCTTGGTTACTTCTCTCCTGATTACCTCTACACATTTCTGGGAGCTCTCTCAGTATGGAATGGAGAGAAAGAAGGATTGAAAGAGGGGCGTCTATATAGCAACGTTCACATTCATTTCCATGGAAATGAAATGGTGGCTTACGATTTTAGCACATGACATGACTGCCTCTACATGACAAAATGGTCACTATTTCCCTTCGCTTATTGTCCTATCCTTCCCATCAGAATTTTTTGTCACGTCCACGCCTAGAATTTGAACTTGTGGCTGAGAAAAGTACTTTAAGGAAAGAATctcgggggggggggggggggggggggggggggtcaaTTATATGTACTAAACGTGCAGTTTCGGCAATTCAGAGCTAGAGATAATCGTGAATCCACTAGAAATTAGTGAAACATAATAAACTAAtatagcttttgtttttgtattttaaaagtttttttaaaaaagaaattgattttttttctttacatcaaattaattttattttgtgttttcagataattttaaaaatgctgatattaaaaataattttttaaaaataaaaaaaatattattttgatgtatttataagaaaaatcattttgaaaaataattactactaCACTATTAAACACCCTCTAAGCAAGattaaaaatacacaaatattttttatttaaaaatatattaaaataacctttttgtcagatctttttaaaattttataccaatatgttaaaaacattaaaaatcactaaaaaaaataataatttaatattttttaatatcaaatatatttttaaaacgcattaaacacaattccaaatataaaaataaaatgtgtaatttaatttatgagatGCTTTGAAGGCAATTTATGAAccatgattttttgttgttgtcgaGACTTGAGTGGTTACCAAGTCAATTTTTCTGTTGATAAAGAAGATCGAAGAGTGTTGTATGGCTAAGAATTAAAGCTTTATTAGAGGTGGGAACCAACCCTCTTCCTTGCAATGTAGAACAACTGCATATATAGGCGTAAATTGATTTGACTAGTTTTTCTCCTAATTATCGAATACGGTTACTAAATTTAAGTGGCGGGTTACTggattaaactttttttatatatatattttttaaaaaattatttttaaaaaaaattaaaaaaaaaactcttttaattgACTTGATTGGGTTAGTTGAATTTGAACAAATCAATCTAAATTTgacaatgttaatttttaattttatttaaaataaaaattaatatagtttcggaccaacaatttttttaaaattcattccGCTTCCATGGCTCAAACCACGATCGCAATTCATCAatactataatgtttttttttttgtaattatagatGTTTAAGAGTATGataacgattgttttttaaagtgctttacgcttaaaaatacattaaaataatttttttattttaaaaaattatttttaacatcagtatatcaaaacgatccaaaaacagaaacaaataaattttaaactaaaaaaataaaattttttaaaaacacggtttcaaccgcattttcaatattattagtgGTAGACGAAACAAAGGCAAAATCAGAGAGTAAAAGACAACATTAGGACATAAAAAAGTAAAGGGACTAAAGTGAGACAAAATGGAaattatataaactaaaaacacaattaaaccTTTGTCTTTTCACATGGTACCAATTATTTTCAGACCCTCAATTCATTGATGGAGTACGTGGAGAGCTGAGATCCATACATACTTGAAagtatagtttttaaacctgatCCGGTTTAAGGTCCGGGTTTCggattttgaccgggtcaccgggttgCCCAgatcaatctttattttttttaaaaatcaaaacgacgtcgttttagtaaaaaaaaaagtcaacgggtttttgaccgggtttttCGGGTCAACCCGTCGGGTCATACCGGGTCATgaattttcctattttttattcaactcgGACTAGTTCTAGCCCCGGATCAACCGGGTCCCGGGTTAGGTCAGGTTTCAAAAAACTATGATTGAAAGCTTCAAgttctgttttttcttatatagaAGAGAGAGacaataaacataaataaaaatataaaaaacattattttttttatttaatattttacaagtgcataaatttaattttaaaaaatatttaattaattaatttttctttttaattaaatatattttttatatctatttattttatccatagacattaaaaaaaaacgcaaTGGTATTGACTTATGGACgtataattttctaatttgttgGAAATATAAATGTCAAGTTCTACTCAAAGTTGgcaattttttcaagttttcacaTCAAACTTTCCTTGGTCTTCCATTGATGAGTATCCTACTACTTTAGATAATGTTCTTGTTGTGCACTTGTGTTTTCTTTgtccattaattttaaataaacctTATCCATCACATAaacatatcttttattttttaaaatactttttatttaaaaaaatattaaattaatatttttaaaatatttttttataattttgatctgatggtatcaaaaataaaaacaattctgtgaaaaaatatcatcaattaaaaaatacttttaaaaaaaactttctatcACATTACTAAACACACATTTAATAAATGAAacttatttaacaaaatttctaaccatcttaaaataaatttatgtttgcaaagtatttgaagataattatattgataaatttacaattatatatgtCTTATGTagaacttttatttatttatttaaataaataaaaagagaggtCAATCTTGTAATGgacactaaaatatatataaaaaatgtttcacAAGCTCACTCTCGTCTTGTGATGTAGGTAagcatatttaatttaaaattgaacaatgacattgaattgaatttttaattgagtccagttatttaaatttaattgataataaaaattcaaattcatttctattaaaaaatatttttattaaaaaactatctaTTATATAAAGAGCCATTTACATATTTAATACGCGATTACTtgatttattcatataaaatttaaatcaaataatttgctctttttgtttttttaaaatagaattaaaaaatcaaatcctaTAGTTCTATTTCGATTTGAATGGTTGAATCATTGAGATCCGGAtatataagtttatttattatctcatgaaatattgatttagatttttgatagttggattaaattaattttttttttgtttttgggaagaaaaacctaaaaaccatTCTCACAGGCCTAGATACGGGCTTTTGTAATAGAGTCCAATATGAAGAAAGCCCAATAAAAAGCCCTTTGACTCTGGTCAGCAATACCAGTTAGCGAACAGAAGTAAACAGATCTTCCAGATACGCGCGTCACCTGTGCTGTACTTATGTTTTCACTTCCTTAAActaatcaaagaaattaaaataatgtgcTTCAAGTCTTAATGGTACCTTTGTTACGAAATCCCAATTAAAATCACGAAATTTCAAGTACATGAAAGCCCCTTTTACTCTTTTAGTCCTTttagcaaggaaaaaaaagaaaaaaaaaagaaaatacttaaCAAAGCCTAAAAGAAAccgaaaaaaaagggaaaacaaaaataatgtacgaaaatagaaaaagaaaacactacacCACCACCTCAACCACCGTAACCACCGTTTCTCATCCTCTCTCTAGAAACATGCAACCACCGCCAACCACCGCCACCACCTCTAAGAAAACTCTAACACTAACCCCATCACGTCTGAAAGATCTCTTACTAATCTTATCCTTCCTAATAATAATCTACCTCCTCTTCTCCTCACCGCGACCTCAACTTTCCTTAACTCCACGCACCACCCCATCGACTACCTTTCCCACCACTCGCCGCCATATTGTCTTCTCCATAGCATCTTCTTCTACCTCTTTCATTCACCGCCAACCCTACATCCGCCTATGGTACAACCCCACCACCACGCGTGCTTTCGCTTTCCTTGATCGGGAAGTTGTCGACCCCACTGGAAATAACAATCGCTCCGTAATAGATCCCACGCTCCCTCCTGTAATAATCTCCAAAGACACATCTTCCTTCCCTTATACCTTCAAAGGCGGCCTTAAATCCGCCATTAGAGTGGCGCGTGTAGTAAAGGAAGTTGTGGAGCTTAATGAACCGGATGTTGATTGGTTCGTGTTTGGTGATGATGATACTGTGTTTTTTGTGGAGAACTTGGTTACCGTTTTGTCGAAATATGATCATAATGGATGGTTTTACGTGGGGAGTAATTCAGAGAGTTATAGTCAGAATGTGAAGAATTCATTTGAAATGGGGTTTGGTGGAGGTGGGTTTGCAATAAGTTATTCGTTAGCTAAGGTTTTAGCTAGGGTTTTAGACTCATGTTTGGTGCGTTATGCTCATTTGTACGGCAGTGATGCAAGGATTTTCTCCTGTTTGGCAGAGTTAGGTGTTGGTTTGAGTCATGAGCCTGGGTTTCATCAGGTTAGTTTTGATTATTTACGTTGTTGGTGATGCaccattttttattgatttaaaatactGAACTTGTGCATCGACCACAAGCATGTGATGATCTTGTTTTTGAagataatttctttttgaaatgtTGGGGATGTAATTAGATTATAAGTGTGAAATTGTGAGAGTGAAGAATTTTAGATGGTAATGAGTGGATGATGATAAATGCCTTGTATGAGGGTTATCTTACCTCTTATATTTGTgagaacaaattttatttttgtgtaacAAGGCATGTTGTGGAGTATAGAGACTGCGATTATGGTAGTTGAGCTGCACTGAGTtgacttttagattttttaatcttctctAATGAAATTGGTTATGTAATGTTGCTTtgtttctctttatttatttgatgttaGGATTCCTTTCTTTGCGTCGATGTACTGGTTGTTAGCATGTATGGGGCGCCTTGGATTAGTGAAATTATGAAGTTTTATTGATAGGCTTGATTAGCTTAGTTTTCTCCGGTTGTGACTGGAGGCTTTACAAAATGTCTTTTCCAAAGGAAATTTAACATTCTTGTCTTTGTTCATTGGATATCCAAGTGACTGTGTTTGTTCTTGTGAATTAGAGGTTTCTTTTGAATTTGGGTGATGGAATTGAAACTTGAGAGGCAGTTttctgatttaatttgattttttctaggtTGATATGCGAGGGGATTTGTTTGGAATGTTGTCTGCACATCCATTGTCTCCTTTGGTGTCTCTTCATCATTTGGATGCTGTGAACCCTATCTTTCCAAAAATGAGCAAGACTCAAGCTTTAGAACATCTTTTTAATGGTGTGAATGTCGACCCTGCTAGGATTTTGCAGCAAACAGTTTGCTATGACCCTGTATATTCATTGACTGTTTCAGTTGCATGGGGATATTCTGTTCAGGTGTTTGAAGGCAATGAGTTTCTTCCAGATCTTCTTACACCACAGAGAACATTTATACCATGGAGGAGAGGAGGAAATGCTGAATTCAATcgttttatgtttaatataagaGAATATCCCAAAGATCCCTGTAAAAGACCTGTTGTCTTTTTCATGGAAAGTGTTACCTCTGGTAAAAATGGCATTTGGAGCAATTACATCAGACATGATGTTGCTGATTGTAACAGAGGTTATGCCATGAAGAATCTGGAACTTGTTAGAGTACTGTCCCAGAAACTAGAACCAGATATTGAACAGGTACTACTAAAGGCTCATGTTGTATCCCTGGTTTGAAGACAAAAGTTAGCCAATAtgtcatgttttgttttattatttagtcATACAAGCTAATGTTGAATAtgtcatgttttgttttgtatccTAGTCATGCAAAAGCTGctattttcttatgatttctCTTTATGCGTTCTTCCAGATGAAGGCTCCTCGTCGACAATGCTGTGACCTTTCTCCCTTATTTAATGGGTCAATGGTCATTAGCATTAGGAAATGTGGTTCTGATGAACTAATTGCTATGCATTCCTAACTTATTCGAGAATGCTAGCTGTCTAGAAATGCAATTAGATGCAAAGCAATTGGAGTTTGATGCAGTTTTTGCTCTCATCTGGTAATTTGTTTTCACCAAAGCATGTTCTTGAATACTATTCTACACATGTTGTTGATCTCTTTCCTTGTTGAGACATTGTTCTGATTGTCCATCTTGGCTGTTTTATGTTCGCCATTTCCTTGAACTGGATTTTGGGTGATTATTATATTCCACGCATCAACATACTAGTTTTCATCCAGCCCCTTTACTATTCCATCTAGCCTTCGGAATAGCTGCAGGAGGATGCCTCTATATCAATTGAAGGCTTAACTGCAAGATCATATTACAGAGGAACTTGATGTAATCtgggattttattttagttactCATCATTGACAATATTGTAGGAGTGCATGAAGAAGATTGACATAATTTTCAAAGGTTCTCCATGCAATAAATATCGAGCTAGATTCTCTCTGAGATATACAATAACCCTCCTGCTTTCCCTTCTTCTCAGGTTGGAACTTACATGCGTTAAATACAATGCTTCATGCTGGCATAGTATGACTACGCAATGGTTGAAATACTTGATTCAGTTTGAAACCACTCCCACATTTACTGCCAGCTAAAGTTTCCAGCCTTAGATTTGATGCCAGGATGTGCAAGCAACGACCAAGAGAAGAGACGACCAAGAGAAGAGACGTGACCACAGAGGAGAGTCAAAGTCTTGCTATCAATTTACACGGCACCAATGTATTCTTTCTGTGAAAATGTAACTTTCAGAAATTTGGTGAGTTTGTAAAGcttatgaaatcaaattttgTCAACAATGTCGCATTTTCCAAGAAACGTTATCGACTCTGGAAATCGATTCTTTGTTTCCACCTTTGATGTCTGTTGAAGCCCATGTTATGGCTTCTTGAGCACGAGGGGTAAGTGATGGTTTTCAGATCTCGTTGTGGACAAATGGTTTCGGCCATCGAGTTTTCCCACTTGGGAGGGCAGGCAACTATTTGTGAGCTTCAAAAGACAAAGGTCCTCCTTGATGCGTGGCCAATTTATCAATTGCTTTTGAAACTGTAGATGGGACCTGGAAAAATGTGAACTTGCCTGGTGGGTTAACGGTTCTCGAAAAGATCTGTAGATGGCTGCACCTTTTCAAGGTTCTTGAACGTCATTTTCATGACTATTTTAAGGTTCTGATTTTGCTGTGATGTGAACCTTGAACACTTTTCTTGTAGATCCAAAATGCATGTGTCCAGAACAAGCTACAAGGTTTATTAAGTATTGGATTGCACATGTCATGACAcaacaaacaataattaattacagAGCAAGCATTGTTAACGTTATCATTGATGAGCAGACTGTTTTAAtagatttcattttcttaaatattaggTTTACCTGAACCCTCTTTATGATGCATCTGTTATGAAATAGTATTAGCCCATGTAGTGGTTGCTTTTGCGAGATAAGAAAATCATGGGGTGGTTTATTCTTAGGAgaatagatattatttttttttttattatgatgttttttttttttctaattgaaggGGATATTCTTTATTCTTAGGGGTGTTATTATGattctttagcttttttttttttttttttcctgtaaagAGTTGTGATAGCTTTTCGACAAGGAAAAACATAAAtgcataaaattaagtattttgagAGTTTTCTCATATTTATAGTGTTATCGGTTTTTGATGGTTTTGACTTGTAACAAATCTCTTATCCTTTACTCTGTTTGCATTAATTGGTATCAGAGTATAATGATCATTGATGGTTATTTTgctattttgctttttttgctGTATGTTGTAGAACAACTATGGCTATAAGAGATTGCAAAATAGGACGTGCTTATATAGAAAAGGATGAGGAGGTTTCCCTTCGAGAAAAAAAAGTCCAGGAACTAGCATGTTGTTTCCGTCTATATCAGTTGTTGTCATTCAAAATTCTGGTGGTGGGATTCATGATTGGGTGGCCCACACAAAGATGTTGTGTTAGTGATTTATAATGAAGTTGCCCGCATAAAAATGTTGTGTTAGGGATCTATAATGAAATGATCGACACAAAGGTGTTAGAGACCACGATGAGTGactcacatataaaaaaaatattcttgatgaaGGATAATTTCTAACTAAAAACTAAACTCGAGGAGGAGTTCCTTTCAACCCAAAGAGACTGATACAAGAACTTTTTTagcaaaatagatattttttttagttaattttatttatttctattgtaTGTTAtgatgttttctagttttttttctatttgaatgtgttattttttctctaaattattattttttcattcggtattattagagtttttttttatatataaaaagttgtaataatcttttaataaagagaaagatataaaaaaataaaattaaatattttaagaatatttgatGTATTTAAGGGTTTTAATTTGTTACAAATTCCTAATCATTCACTCTGCCTGTATCATAAACACATGGACACATGGAGTTGCTTGATTTTGACTcatcttttcaatatttatgGTTTGAATACCCTGCCTGCCCCATGTTAAACCCTAAACATCTGGCCAATAGTTACCCTTAGAAGTCACAGTTTGACACTTTAAGATGAAGTTGCTTTCAATATACGGAGTCAAATTTCAATGCTATAATGTGTTTGGCTTGAATCCATGGAGCCCGccattagaaaaacaagaatactTTCTTTGCTTCCTCACACCTAACCCTTTCTTTATTTCGCCATTTATGGGGAAATAACGAACTTGAAATGTCATAAGTAGACAACTTGCTTctacctttgcttcaatcacgGAATTGTAGGTATTTATACAGTTCAAATACTTGACTGTCTTCTCTTAGAACAGGCTTTCAAGAAGCTGAATCAAGAATCCCTTCTAATTCATTCCCCCCTCACCCCTCCTCGAGATGAAACTTCGGCAGCTATTGCCGG
This region includes:
- the LOC18106999 gene encoding uncharacterized protein LOC18106999 isoform X2 codes for the protein MYENRKRKHYTTTSTTVTTVSHPLSRNMQPPPTTATTSKKTLTLTPSRLKDLLLILSFLIIIYLLFSSPRPQLSLTPRTTPSTTFPTTRRHIVFSIASSSTSFIHRQPYIRLWYNPTTTRAFAFLDREVVDPTGNNNRSVIDPTLPPVIISKDTSSFPYTFKGGLKSAIRVARVVKEVVELNEPDVDWFVFGDDDTVFFVENLVTVLSKYDHNGWFYVGSNSESYSQNVKNSFEMGFGGGGFAISYSLAKVLARVLDSCLVRYAHLYGSDARIFSCLAELGVGLSHEPGFHQVDMRGDLFGMLSAHPLSPLVSLHHLDAVNPIFPKMSKTQALEHLFNGVNVDPARILQQTVCYDPVYSLTVSVAWGYSVQVFEGNEFLPDLLTPQRTFIPWRRGGNAEFNRFMFNIREYPKDPCKRPVVFFMESVTSGKNGIWSNYIRHDVADCNRGYAMKNLELVRVLSQKLEPDIEQVGTYMR
- the LOC18106999 gene encoding uncharacterized protein LOC18106999 isoform X1, producing the protein MYENRKRKHYTTTSTTVTTVSHPLSRNMQPPPTTATTSKKTLTLTPSRLKDLLLILSFLIIIYLLFSSPRPQLSLTPRTTPSTTFPTTRRHIVFSIASSSTSFIHRQPYIRLWYNPTTTRAFAFLDREVVDPTGNNNRSVIDPTLPPVIISKDTSSFPYTFKGGLKSAIRVARVVKEVVELNEPDVDWFVFGDDDTVFFVENLVTVLSKYDHNGWFYVGSNSESYSQNVKNSFEMGFGGGGFAISYSLAKVLARVLDSCLVRYAHLYGSDARIFSCLAELGVGLSHEPGFHQVDMRGDLFGMLSAHPLSPLVSLHHLDAVNPIFPKMSKTQALEHLFNGVNVDPARILQQTVCYDPVYSLTVSVAWGYSVQVFEGNEFLPDLLTPQRTFIPWRRGGNAEFNRFMFNIREYPKDPCKRPVVFFMESVTSGKNGIWSNYIRHDVADCNRGYAMKNLELVRVLSQKLEPDIEQMKAPRRQCCDLSPLFNGSMVISIRKCGSDELIAMHS
- the LOC18106999 gene encoding uncharacterized protein LOC18106999 isoform X3 — translated: MYENRKRKHYTTTSTTVTTVSHPLSRNMQPPPTTATTSKKTLTLTPSRLKDLLLILSFLIIIYLLFSSPRPQLSLTPRTTPSTTFPTTRRHIVFSIASSSTSFIHRQPYIRLWYNPTTTRAFAFLDREVVDPTGNNNRSVIDPTLPPVIISKDTSSFPYTFKGGLKSAIRVARVVKEVVELNEPDVDWFVFGDDDTVFFVENLVTVLSKYDHNGWFYVGSNSESYSQNVKNSFEMGFGGGGFAISYSLAKVLARVLDSCLVRYAHLYGSDARIFSCLAELGVGLSHEPGFHQVFEGNEFLPDLLTPQRTFIPWRRGGNAEFNRFMFNIREYPKDPCKRPVVFFMESVTSGKNGIWSNYIRHDVADCNRGYAMKNLELVRVLSQKLEPDIEQMKAPRRQCCDLSPLFNGSMVISIRKCGSDELIAMHS